The DNA segment GATTAGAAAAATTGTTCATCTAAAATATGCCTTCTCCCCACAAAATTAACCTGACTCCTAATGATTAGCTTTCTCACTGGATAGTTATTCTAAGTTTCCTACAATCAACTCCTTTGACTGCATTGAGTAGGCTACTATTCTCTACACAGATTCCGCAACTGTTGAGAGGATACTGTGTCATAGCTATAATCTGTCTATTTGATTTGGGGTAACCTGATATAAGTCGTTGTGGTTGCCGCTCAAAATACCCCCTATTGCAAGAGGTATTCCGTTTCCATCGGTCATAATAAGTGAATTGAATATCCTTACCCTTTTACAACCCCGATAGACGGCACTTTCGGCAGCTTTTTTACCGATGTGTGGCTACCGTCTATGTTCAATTTCTCTGTAAATCAGTCCAATATCAGGATATTTGTTACTCATTGTTTTCCGGTATTTTGGGGAGTTTAACGATTGTCCCAAAGTCGAATTTTGAGATTTAGCGATATCGATAAAGTTTGTAAAGATGCCGGGCGGTCAGAGATATTCTTAGCATTTTTCGTAAAAAAGTACTCTAAGGCTGGCTCTATTTGTGCTTTCGTTTTGAAAAAGAATGATATACGAATAGGAGTGCTGATATGAATACCTATGACTGCCGGATAAACCCGCCTCCAGTCATCACTTCGATATGCTTGGCCGTTTGCTGTAGCAGCTAATAGTATGTTAAACTGTGGACCTATGAGCAAGCAGGCTTCCTTAGGGCGGTGATAATTATGCCTTCTAAGTTTAAAGTAAAAGCCTGCGTCAAGATAATGAAAAGCAAATTTGGTTGTTCCATATGTCTTGGGGCCAAGTATAGATGGTAGTTGATAAACCTCTTCGCTATTTAGAAAGCCTCGATAGCCCAATGCTCCATGATAGCCGTACATTTTTCCACAGATGTAATGACTTAAATATGATTGAATATTCCAAGAGATTCCATTGTGTATTTTGGCATTATCGGTAGGGAGGTTAGCTCCTGCACCAGCAGAAGCACCTATTTCAGTTAGGTGATATTGCCCAAAAGCATTAGTCAAAAAACCGCAGTAGAATAGCAGTATTGCGATTATTCTACCCATGAGCGATAATATGATTTATGTTCGATATTCAGTGCTTCTTCAGTTAGGCATAATGGTTTAAAAGTGTCTATCATAACGGCTAATTCCTTAGTTTCTTTGGCTCCGATGCTTTTTTCGATGGTTCCGGGGTGCGGCCCATGTGGCAAACCCAGTGGGTGCAGCGTTAACATTCCTTTTTCTACATTGCTACGGCTCATAAACTCACCTGCTACATAGTATAGCACCTCGTCAGAATCCAAATTACTGTGATGATACGGTGCCGGTATTGCTTCCGGATGATAATCATATAAACGCGGTACAAAGGAACAGATTACAAAATTATGGCCTTCAAAAGTCTGGTGTACCGGCGGTGGCTGATGAACCCGACCCGTTATTGGCTCAAAGTCATGTATAGAAAAACGATACGGATAATAGCACCCATCCCAACCAACATAGTCAAATGGATGATTCTCATAATAATATGGCCAAATATGTTGTTGTTTTTTGATATAAATCAAAAATTCTCCCCGTTGGTCTATCGTAGGAAGATTTTCGGGTTTCCCTAAATCCCGTTCGCAAAATGGCGCATTCTCCAAAAGCTGGCCATAAGGCGATAAATATCTTTTGGGAAACCTTACCGGCGAAAAAGATTCTACAATCAACAAACGATTATTTGCTGAATGAAAAGAAAATTGGTGAACTACTCCGCGAGGGATTAGCAGATAATCTCCATACGTAAATGGAAGTTCTCCAAAACTGGTATGTAGAATACCTCTGCCTTCATGAATAAAGATAATTTCATCAGCTTCTGCGTTTTTGTAAAAATAATTCATCGGTGAGTTATCTGGAGCTGCGGTGATTATCTGAACATCTTGGTTAGCCATTAAGATACGGCGGCTTTTGAGATAATCATTATCGGCAGTAATTTTAAAACTCAGCAAACATCGGTTTTGTAGGTTCTGGCTTATCACTATCTTGGGCGCAACCGAAATGGGCTCTCCGATACGAACTACCTGAGTAGGCGGGTATAGATGATACACCAATGAAGAATCCGAAGAAAATCCCTCTGTACTTACTAACTCTTCATGATACAAGCGGCCGTCCGGCTGGCGATAAACAGTATGTCGTTTGGTGGGTATTTTTCCCAGTGAATAATAATGAGGCATATTTTTCGCCCAAATTTACAAAAACTCTTTTTGTTTTCTTTTATGAGAAAGAACTTTTATTTTTACGTCCAAACTATTTTACAAACAGCTATGAGAAATATTATTCTGCTACTGGGATTATTTACACTACTAATTTCCTGCCAAAAGGAAGATGATATTGATGATCCCAATAATAACAACAATAACAACACAACAGATAGCTCTGCGTTCTCAACTAAAGCTAGTTTTAAACTTATTGGTGGCATTTCTATGACAGACGGCCCGCATAACTTATTGATTATCGGAGATAACCTTTATGCGCAACGAGATTACTCTATTTTTCGTTTTTTAATTACAAATCCAGCTAATCCTGTATTGCAGCAAACTTATGTTCACAGCCAAAACAAATCCTTCGGCAAAATGTATTCCTATAACAACACTTTGTATGCCTGTAATTCTGATGAAGTTGCTATTTATGTATTTGGGGCAGATTTAAGCGTTCAGGCAAAATATTCTATCAACCAGACGAATTTCAAACCGGCTACAATGCTGATTGATTCGGACGGCAAATATTGGATTGGCGGGAGCAATGGCTCAAATGGTATTTTGCTAAAATGCGTTCTTTCATCAGGGACACTAAATGTTCAGGCTTCTTGGCAAGCAACGAATACCCAGTCGCTGG comes from the Bacteroidia bacterium genome and includes:
- a CDS encoding homogentisate 1,2-dioxygenase is translated as MPHYYSLGKIPTKRHTVYRQPDGRLYHEELVSTEGFSSDSSLVYHLYPPTQVVRIGEPISVAPKIVISQNLQNRCLLSFKITADNDYLKSRRILMANQDVQIITAAPDNSPMNYFYKNAEADEIIFIHEGRGILHTSFGELPFTYGDYLLIPRGVVHQFSFHSANNRLLIVESFSPVRFPKRYLSPYGQLLENAPFCERDLGKPENLPTIDQRGEFLIYIKKQQHIWPYYYENHPFDYVGWDGCYYPYRFSIHDFEPITGRVHQPPPVHQTFEGHNFVICSFVPRLYDYHPEAIPAPYHHSNLDSDEVLYYVAGEFMSRSNVEKGMLTLHPLGLPHGPHPGTIEKSIGAKETKELAVMIDTFKPLCLTEEALNIEHKSYYRSWVE